The Lactuca sativa cultivar Salinas chromosome 2, Lsat_Salinas_v11, whole genome shotgun sequence genome includes a window with the following:
- the LOC111888270 gene encoding uncharacterized protein LOC111888270 — MNCLSLNVRGIGDDAKVRWVRSLKVLHKINFLGLQETQLTDYSRIDVHGCWGDTDMYCEGVDSDGRSGGLISIWDTNYFQKTIVLKHRHFIIIIGSWLGIPGHTILANIYAPQAGSEKQKLWEDLIQIKQNWVGNWLLFGDFNAVRQKEERFNSQFCPYIASNFNKFIHDAGVIDFNMSGEQYTYLIRVDAKLSKIDRFLACSSFLSYFPSLTATAHPRHLSDHCPLTLSSISKDFGPPSFKFFNSWLTVDGIDQIVSNAWTGFNRYGRPDVYLAAKLKHVKEEIKKWRKSEHKKETQELTNLKEMTNNGKWATDVSDIKKRNLQILSVEVQGEMEVTS; from the coding sequence ATGAATTGCCTATCTCTTAATgttcgaggcataggcgatgatgCTAAAGTAAGATGGGTGAGAAGTTTGAAGGTGCTCCATAAAATCAATTTCTTGGGTTTACAAGAAACGCAACTTACAGATTACTCTAGAATTGACGTTCATGGATGCTGGGGAGATACTGATATGTACTGTGAAGGGGTTGATTCTGATGGTAGATCTGGTGGGTTGATTTCAATTTGGGATACCAACtactttcagaaaacaattgtTCTAAAGCATCGACACTTCATAATTATCATTGGTAGTTGGTTGGGTATTCCTGGACATACTATACTCGCCAACATCTATGCACCTCAAGCAGGCTCTGAGAAACAGAAATTATGGGAAGACTTGATACAAATTAAACAGAACTGGGTTGGGAATTGGTTGTTATTCGGAGATTTTAACGCAGTAAGACAAAAGGAGGAAAGATTTAACTCACAATTTTGTCCGTATATTGCTTCCAATTTCAACAAATTCATACACGACGCAGGTGTTATCGATTTCAATATGAGTGGTGAGCAATATACTTATTTGATTCGGGTCGATGCTAAATTAAGTAAAATTGATAGGTTTCTTGCTTGTTCTTCTTTCCTATCATATTTCCCATCGCTCACTGCCACTGCTCACCCCAGACACTTATCAGATCACTGCCCCCTTACTTTGTCTTCGATTTCAAAAGATTTTGGTCCTCCATCATTTAAGTTTTTCAATTCTTGGCTCACAGTGGATGGAATTGACCAGATTGTAAGTAATGCATGGACTGGTTTCAACCGATATGGTCGGCCAGATGTTTACCTGGCTGCAAAACTTAAACATGTAAAAGAAGAGATCAAGAAATGGCGTAAGAGTGAACATAAAAAAGAAACCCAGGAACTTACAAATTTAAAAGAAATGACTAACAATGGTAAGTGGGCAACTGATGTAAGTGATATCAAAAAAAGAAACTTACAAATTCTTTCAG